From a single Candidatus Tumulicola sp. genomic region:
- a CDS encoding UDP-glucose/GDP-mannose dehydrogenase family protein, with protein sequence MRRLAVLGAGYVGLTTATCLAELGNIVVCIDIDPSKIKALRQGRLPFFEPGLLEMVLSNQHAERLTFSDAPKEALHGAQMIFIAVGTPLLENGQIDLRSVHAAARDIALSLDGPVIVVNKSTVPVQTADVVAAVIDEAKASKHKVTIVANPEFLREGSAIADFMHPDRIVIGVEDERAEAELRDLYAPLEAPIIVTDPRTAEMIKLTANAFLATKVSFINEIANICEQVGADVKEVVLGAGSDKRIGVAFMNAGLGFGGSCFPKDVLALRQIAEASHVEPRMLRAALETNTAQIDGVMARLNELLEGVKGKRIALFGLSFKPNTDDVRESPALALAQRLVAQGATVTVHDPVAIAKAKAVLRDSVRYASAHYEATRDADALVIATDWNEYKQLDFAVLRKLMAGRVIFDARNIYEPSKVVAEGFVYCGIGRAAPFHAQPEAQVDGTSIRRTMP encoded by the coding sequence GTGCGGCGACTTGCGGTGCTGGGCGCGGGCTACGTCGGCCTGACGACCGCGACGTGTCTTGCCGAGTTGGGCAACATCGTCGTGTGCATCGACATCGACCCTTCGAAGATCAAAGCGCTGCGTCAGGGACGCTTGCCCTTCTTCGAGCCCGGTCTGCTGGAGATGGTGCTAAGCAACCAGCATGCCGAGCGGCTGACGTTCTCGGACGCGCCGAAGGAGGCGTTGCATGGCGCGCAGATGATCTTCATCGCGGTGGGCACGCCGCTGCTCGAAAACGGCCAGATCGATCTGCGCAGCGTGCACGCCGCGGCGCGCGACATCGCGCTGTCGCTCGATGGGCCCGTCATCGTCGTCAACAAGTCCACCGTGCCGGTGCAGACCGCAGACGTCGTCGCCGCCGTCATCGACGAGGCGAAGGCTTCGAAGCATAAGGTCACCATCGTCGCCAATCCGGAGTTCTTGCGCGAGGGCAGCGCGATCGCCGACTTCATGCATCCGGACCGCATCGTCATCGGCGTCGAGGACGAGCGGGCAGAAGCCGAACTGCGCGACCTCTACGCGCCGCTGGAGGCGCCGATCATCGTGACCGACCCGCGCACCGCCGAGATGATCAAACTCACCGCCAACGCCTTTTTGGCGACCAAGGTCTCCTTCATCAACGAGATCGCGAACATCTGCGAGCAGGTCGGCGCGGACGTCAAGGAGGTGGTGCTCGGGGCGGGCAGCGACAAACGCATCGGCGTTGCGTTCATGAACGCGGGGCTCGGCTTCGGCGGCTCGTGTTTCCCGAAGGACGTGCTAGCGTTGCGGCAGATCGCCGAGGCATCCCACGTCGAACCGCGCATGCTGCGCGCCGCGCTCGAGACCAACACGGCCCAGATCGATGGCGTGATGGCGCGCTTGAACGAACTTTTAGAAGGCGTGAAGGGCAAACGCATCGCGCTCTTCGGCCTGTCATTCAAGCCGAACACCGATGACGTGCGCGAGTCGCCCGCGCTGGCGCTGGCGCAGAGGCTCGTCGCCCAGGGCGCGACGGTGACGGTTCACGATCCGGTCGCGATCGCCAAGGCGAAGGCGGTGCTGCGCGACTCCGTGCGCTATGCGAGCGCTCATTACGAGGCCACCCGCGACGCAGACGCGCTCGTCATCGCGACGGACTGGAACGAATACAAGCAGCTCGATTTCGCGGTGTTGCGGAAACTGATGGCCGGCCGCGTCATCTTCGACGCGCGCAATATCTACGAACCCAGCAAGGTCGTGGCGGAAGGCTTCGTCTATTGCGGCATCGGGCGCGCCGCTCCGTTCCACGCCCAACCCGAGGCGCAGGTCGACGGCACTTCGATCCGTCGAACCATGCCGTGA
- a CDS encoding NAD-dependent epimerase/dehydratase family protein, which yields MNVVVTGAAGFVGSHLVDRYLRDGAEVLGIDSLLTGSEDNLRGACKNPRFRFVRGDVASGDPQLMQPDGGAELVLHFASPASPVDYATNPFKTLAVNSRGTEACCLAALAMKARLVYASTSEVYGDPLQHPQAESYWGNVNPLGPRSCYDESKRFGEALVMAYVRERGLDARIVRIFNTYGPRMRRKDGRVVPTFIDQALRAEPLTIQGDGSQTRSYCYIDDLVEGVVRCAASELTSGIAVNLGNPDERNVRELAEIVSRLAGVPLKVVNKPLPLDDPARRCPDISRARELLGWEPHVSLEDGLRATIAFTKGQTKVWHTT from the coding sequence GTGAACGTGGTGGTCACCGGCGCGGCCGGATTCGTCGGCTCGCATCTGGTGGACCGATACCTGCGCGACGGCGCCGAAGTGCTTGGTATCGATAGCCTGTTGACCGGCAGCGAAGACAACTTGCGGGGTGCGTGCAAGAATCCGCGCTTTCGATTCGTGCGAGGTGACGTCGCGTCAGGGGACCCCCAACTCATGCAGCCGGACGGGGGCGCCGAGCTCGTTCTCCATTTCGCATCGCCCGCTAGCCCGGTCGACTATGCGACGAACCCATTCAAGACGCTGGCGGTGAATAGCCGCGGCACCGAGGCCTGCTGCCTCGCGGCGCTAGCGATGAAAGCGCGGCTCGTCTATGCATCGACCTCCGAAGTGTACGGCGATCCCCTGCAGCATCCGCAAGCCGAGTCGTATTGGGGCAACGTGAACCCGCTCGGCCCGCGCTCTTGCTACGACGAATCGAAGCGTTTCGGAGAGGCGCTCGTGATGGCGTATGTCCGGGAGCGCGGTCTCGACGCCCGTATCGTGCGCATCTTCAACACGTATGGGCCGCGCATGCGGCGCAAGGACGGCCGAGTCGTACCGACTTTCATCGATCAGGCGCTGCGCGCCGAGCCCTTGACGATTCAGGGCGACGGTTCGCAAACGCGCTCGTACTGTTACATCGATGATCTGGTCGAGGGTGTGGTCCGGTGCGCCGCGTCCGAACTGACTAGCGGAATTGCGGTCAACCTCGGCAATCCGGACGAGCGCAACGTGCGCGAGCTCGCGGAGATCGTGAGCCGGCTCGCCGGCGTTCCGCTCAAAGTCGTCAATAAGCCGCTGCCGCTGGACGATCCGGCGCGCCGCTGCCCGGATATCAGCCGGGCGCGCGAGCTGCTCGGTTGGGAGCCCCACGTCTCGCTCGAGGACGGTTTGCGCGCGACGATCGCGTTCACAAAGGGCCAGACTAAAGTCTGGCATACCACATAA